One Desulfatitalea tepidiphila genomic region harbors:
- a CDS encoding ABC transporter substrate-binding protein translates to MPSASARLRTLPAIPAVTFLLVLLWLWGLAGCSAERAADHTDTGRVGIRSDEILVGASLALEGHASYLGVQTLHGALAYLHHINDSGGVYGRRIRVIHYDDSYDPPRCVLNTQRLVIEDKVFALFCYVGTPTTVKVIPLVQEARIPLVGMFTGAQALRDPVHRYLINVRASYYQETGAAVEYLVEKQGFKRIAVFYQYDAYGFDGLRGAELALKAYHLVPVATGTYLRGTLNVEDGLEKIMAAEAEAVVMIGTYEPCARFIQLAVSRGFKPTFYNVSFVGANELIRRLGNDAQGVIITQVVPPPEPMDNGESLWGAAEYVQRLKTYFPTDPPNFVSFEGYVNAKVLVEGLRRAGPQVDRERFIDAIESIQDIDLGIANTLSFSPTDHQGLERVYFTVFENGRFVWLKD, encoded by the coding sequence ATGCCCAGCGCGTCAGCTAGGCTGCGCACGTTGCCGGCTATCCCGGCTGTGACATTCCTGTTGGTTTTGCTCTGGCTCTGGGGCCTGGCGGGCTGCTCTGCCGAGCGGGCCGCCGATCACACCGATACGGGCCGAGTCGGCATCCGGTCCGATGAGATTCTCGTCGGTGCATCGCTGGCACTGGAAGGCCATGCCAGCTATCTCGGTGTTCAAACCCTTCATGGCGCCTTGGCCTACCTGCACCATATCAACGATTCGGGCGGCGTATACGGTCGCCGGATCCGGGTTATCCACTACGATGACAGCTACGATCCGCCCCGCTGCGTCCTCAATACCCAGCGTCTTGTCATCGAAGACAAGGTGTTCGCCCTTTTTTGTTATGTGGGCACGCCGACCACGGTCAAAGTCATTCCACTGGTCCAGGAGGCGCGCATTCCGCTGGTGGGCATGTTCACCGGCGCCCAGGCCTTGCGGGATCCGGTCCATCGTTATTTGATCAATGTACGCGCCTCCTATTACCAGGAAACGGGTGCGGCCGTGGAATACCTGGTGGAAAAGCAAGGTTTCAAGCGGATCGCGGTCTTTTATCAATATGACGCCTATGGTTTCGATGGGCTGCGCGGGGCGGAACTCGCCCTGAAAGCCTACCATCTGGTGCCGGTGGCCACCGGCACCTATCTGCGCGGCACCCTGAACGTGGAAGACGGCCTCGAAAAGATCATGGCGGCCGAGGCCGAAGCCGTGGTCATGATCGGCACCTACGAGCCGTGTGCCCGTTTTATCCAGCTGGCCGTATCCAGGGGATTCAAACCCACCTTCTACAACGTCTCTTTCGTAGGGGCCAATGAATTGATCCGTCGCCTGGGAAATGACGCCCAAGGCGTCATCATCACCCAGGTGGTGCCGCCGCCCGAACCCATGGACAATGGAGAATCCCTGTGGGGGGCCGCTGAGTATGTCCAGCGGTTGAAGACGTACTTTCCGACGGACCCGCCCAACTTCGTCAGCTTCGAAGGGTATGTCAACGCCAAGGTCCTGGTGGAAGGGCTGCGGCGGGCGGGCCCCCAGGTGGACCGGGAGCGATTTATCGATGCCATTGAATCGATCCAGGACATCGATCTGGGCATCGCCAACACGCTCTCTTTCAGTCCAACCGACCACCAGGGGCTGGAGCGGGTTTACTTCACCGTTTTCGAGAACGGGCGGTTCGTATGGTTGAAAGATTGA